A region from the Dendropsophus ebraccatus isolate aDenEbr1 chromosome 1, aDenEbr1.pat, whole genome shotgun sequence genome encodes:
- the CIB2 gene encoding calcium and integrin-binding family member 2 isoform X2, with protein MKDCTFFTRKEILRLHGRFYELAPNIVPMDYTDDPDVKLPMQLIINMPELMENPFKERIVQAFSEDGEGNLSFNDFVDMFSVMSEMAPRELKAIYAFKIYDFNTDNFICKSDLEKTLNRLTREELEEEEVTLVCEKVIEEADMDGDGKLAFADFENMISKAPDFLSTFHIRI; from the exons gactgcACTTTTTTTACACGCAAAGAGATTCTCCG GTTACACGGAAGGTTCTATGAACTGGCTCCTAATATTGTTCCAATGGATTATACCGACGACCCTGATGTCAAACTACCCATGCAACTTATCATTAATATGCCTGAACTGATG GAAAATCCTTTCAAGGAAAGAATTGTACAGGCTTTTTCTGAAGATGGGGAAGGGAACCTTAGCTTCAATGACTTTGTGGATATGTTCTCTGTGATGAGCGAGATGGCTCCCCGTGAGCTCAAAGCAATCTATGCCTTTAAGATTTATG ATTTCAACACAGATAACTTTATATGTAAATCTGATTTGGAGAAAACTCTCAATAGGCTGACACGAGAAGAacttgaggaggaagaggtgaCACTGGTTTGTGAGAAGGTTATTGAGGAGGCAGATATGGATGGTGATGGAAAACTGGCATTTGCAGACTTTGAGAATATGATTTCTAAAGCACCAGATTTTCTCAG tacctTTCATATAAGAATATGA
- the CIB2 gene encoding calcium and integrin-binding family member 2 isoform X3, producing the protein MLHGRFYELAPNIVPMDYTDDPDVKLPMQLIINMPELMENPFKERIVQAFSEDGEGNLSFNDFVDMFSVMSEMAPRELKAIYAFKIYDFNTDNFICKSDLEKTLNRLTREELEEEEVTLVCEKVIEEADMDGDGKLAFADFENMISKAPDFLSTFHIRI; encoded by the exons AT GTTACACGGAAGGTTCTATGAACTGGCTCCTAATATTGTTCCAATGGATTATACCGACGACCCTGATGTCAAACTACCCATGCAACTTATCATTAATATGCCTGAACTGATG GAAAATCCTTTCAAGGAAAGAATTGTACAGGCTTTTTCTGAAGATGGGGAAGGGAACCTTAGCTTCAATGACTTTGTGGATATGTTCTCTGTGATGAGCGAGATGGCTCCCCGTGAGCTCAAAGCAATCTATGCCTTTAAGATTTATG ATTTCAACACAGATAACTTTATATGTAAATCTGATTTGGAGAAAACTCTCAATAGGCTGACACGAGAAGAacttgaggaggaagaggtgaCACTGGTTTGTGAGAAGGTTATTGAGGAGGCAGATATGGATGGTGATGGAAAACTGGCATTTGCAGACTTTGAGAATATGATTTCTAAAGCACCAGATTTTCTCAG tacctTTCATATAAGAATATGA
- the CIB2 gene encoding calcium and integrin-binding family member 2 isoform X1 has protein sequence MGNKQTIFTDEQLDAYQDCTFFTRKEILRLHGRFYELAPNIVPMDYTDDPDVKLPMQLIINMPELMENPFKERIVQAFSEDGEGNLSFNDFVDMFSVMSEMAPRELKAIYAFKIYDFNTDNFICKSDLEKTLNRLTREELEEEEVTLVCEKVIEEADMDGDGKLAFADFENMISKAPDFLSTFHIRI, from the exons ATGGGAAATAAGCAAACTATATTTACTGATGAACAGTTAGATGCCTACCAG gactgcACTTTTTTTACACGCAAAGAGATTCTCCG GTTACACGGAAGGTTCTATGAACTGGCTCCTAATATTGTTCCAATGGATTATACCGACGACCCTGATGTCAAACTACCCATGCAACTTATCATTAATATGCCTGAACTGATG GAAAATCCTTTCAAGGAAAGAATTGTACAGGCTTTTTCTGAAGATGGGGAAGGGAACCTTAGCTTCAATGACTTTGTGGATATGTTCTCTGTGATGAGCGAGATGGCTCCCCGTGAGCTCAAAGCAATCTATGCCTTTAAGATTTATG ATTTCAACACAGATAACTTTATATGTAAATCTGATTTGGAGAAAACTCTCAATAGGCTGACACGAGAAGAacttgaggaggaagaggtgaCACTGGTTTGTGAGAAGGTTATTGAGGAGGCAGATATGGATGGTGATGGAAAACTGGCATTTGCAGACTTTGAGAATATGATTTCTAAAGCACCAGATTTTCTCAG tacctTTCATATAAGAATATGA